In the genome of Sporomusaceae bacterium, the window GAAGTGCGGGATGCGCGCCCACTCGACGTTGAGCTCCTTGTCGACCACAATGCCGGGGCCGTAGTATTTTTCATTAAGTTCCTGCCACATTTCGTCCAGGAGGTCGGCGGTCAGCGTTTCGCCTTCTTCGGCTTTCGCATAGATTAGCTTTTCGAATTCGGCGAACATCGTCTGGCGGTAGACCGTCGCCCTGACCGCCTCAAGGTACTGGTTGATGAGGTAGAGGCGCACGCGCTTGTCGGTGGTGGTTTTCAGCATATGGTCGATGAGGAGGATCTCGTTGGTCGTCGAGGCCACTTCGGCGGTGAAAGTGGTATAGTGGGAAGTGGCGTAAGGCTGGCTCTTGTGGCTGTAGTAACTGTGGATGGCATGGCCGAGTTCGTGGGCGATGGTGGAAACGTCGTCATAGCGGTTGTGGTAGTTAAGGAGCACGAACGGATGGGCGCCGTACACGCCCCACGAATATGCCCCCGTTTGTTTGCCCTTGTTTTCGTACACATCCATCCAGCCCGAAGTGAAGCTCTTGTCGAGAATGCCAGCGTATTCCGGGCCGAGCGGAGCAAGAGAATCCTTGATGACTTTCAGGGCGTCGTCGTATTCGTAGGTCAGCTTCACGTCGCGCACCAGCGGTGTATAGAGATCGTACATATGCATCTCGTCGACGCCCAGCGCTTTTTGCTTCAGGGCCACATAGCGGTGGAGGGGTCCCAGGTTGGCGTGCACGGTGGCGATGAGGTTGTCGTAGACCGCCTGCGGCACATTGTCGCCTTCCAGTGACGACTCGAGGGTGGTCTTGTACTTCCTGGTTTTTGTGTAGAAAACATTCTTCTTCACGTTGCCGCCGAGGGTGGCGGCGAAGGTGTTGCGGTACTGGTTATATGTACCGAATAGCCCCTTGAAGGCTTCCTCCCTTACCTTGCGGTCGGGTGACATAATGAAGGAGCGGTAACGGCCTTCGCTTAGCTGCACTTTTTTGCCGTCTTCGCCGGTGACTTCCGGGAAGCGCATATCGGCATGGGCGAGCATGTTGAAGGCGTTTTCCGCCGCCGACGTGGCTTCGGCGGAGCGCGAAAGGATTTCCTCTTCGGCGGGCGACAGGACGTGCTTCTTCTGGCGCAGCAAGTTGTCAAAATAGAAGGAGTAGTCTTTGAGACCGGACTCTTGTTTGCGGAAATCGGCCAGTTTGGCCTCGGGGATGGCCAGAATCTCGGGTTCGATATAGGCAGTTGCCGCCCCGGCCTCTGCCAGCAAAGTTTCGACCTTGCCCGTCAGCCCCTGGTATTTGGCGTCGGCGGTGTTTTCGTCCCGGTGCATGCGGGCATAGGCGTACAGCTTGCCGCCTATGATGCCGATTTCATCCCGCAGCTTCAGGCAGGCAGCAAGGTCTATGCCGCCGTTGCCAAGCTTGCCGCGGAGTTGGCCGATTTTCGGCAGCTGCGTTTTCAGTTTCTCGAAGTCTGCCTGCCAGGCGGCCTCGTCGGCGTAAATGTCTGTGAGCCGCCACTTGAATTCGGCGGGGATTTCGCTGCGGTCGGGAACATTGCCGCTAGCCGGCGGGCCGGCTTCGGCGGCAGCGCCGCTCAGCAGCATCGTGCCGAGAAAAAAAGGAACAATCGTCGCCATTGCTATTATTCTCACTCCTAAACCCCTTCTGCTGTTATTCTTATCTTTATATATTAGCAGAAGTGGGGCAAACTTCCTGTTTATCTTTCCCGGAAATTTGTGCCTTTTATACCGCGAAGGGCCCAAAAAGTTCATCTGCGGCGCGCTCGCGGGCGGAGCGGGCCGCAGACCACGGGAACATTCGTTTTCAACAAATTATCGCCTGCCGTAGCTATACCTTGAAAAATTTGACGATTCCCTGGAAGATGCTCTCGGCCGCTTTGTACCGGCCGTCAACGCTGGCCAGCAATACCTCCTCCTCCGGGTTGGAGATGAAGGCTACCTCCACCAGGATGGCCGGCATATCGGTGTAGCGGATGACGTAGAAACTGGCGAAGCGGCTGCCGCGGTCGCGTGTGCCCAACTCGTCGACCAGGCACTTCTGCACATGGCCAGCGAGCCGGACCGAATCCGCGTCGCCGTAATGGAAGGTGGTCGTACCGGCCGCGGAGGGACTTGTGAACGCATCGTTATGGATGCTGACGAAAATATCGGCGGCCGCTTCGTTGGCGATATCGACCCGCGCTCCCAGTTCTTCGTCGGCCGACGAATCCGGGTAAGACACATCCTTGTCGTTTTCCCTGGTTATTACCACCGTCGCTCCGTTCTTTTCCAGCCGGTCGCGGAGCAGGAGACTAATCGCCAGAGTATTATCTTTTTCCATGGTGCCGGTAGGACCAACGGCGCCAGAGTCGCTGCCCCCATGGCCGGGATCGATGCAGATGGTTTTGCCAAGCAGCCGGGTGCTTTCGATGGGCTCTGCCGCCGTCTGCCGGTCGGGGACGGGCGCCGGCGGACTGGAGCTTTTCGAATTGATGTACACGACTTCTTTGGCGGCGTCATAGAAAATGCCCCAACCGAGCATCTTGGACATGCTCTTGAGCATCGAAAGGATATCTTTGGAAGCGCGGGCCTGGACCGGCATCCGTTGTCCGTCTATGATGATGCGCATAAATCCACTCTCCTTCCCCATATGCCTCTCTTATAGTATGCTGAACGGGGCTGAGCGGTGAATTACCGGTCGATGCGGCGCGGAGCAGGGATAGGGACGACCGGGGGGGAATAATACTTTCGGGTGATGCTGTGTGCAAGTTATCCTGGCGACACTGAACGCCAAATACGTCCACTCTGCGCTGGCTCTTTATAGCCTCCGGCGCTACTGCCGGCAGGTATGCCCCGAAATTGCCGTCCGTGAGTATACGATCAACAACGAAATGCTCGCCATCCTCGGCGACATTTACCGTTTACACCCCGACGTGCTCGGTTTGGCCTGTTATATTTGGAATATAGATGCCTGTCTGACACTTGCCGCCTTGGTCAGGAAAGTGCTGCCCGGCACTGTCATCATTCTCGGCGGACCGGAGGTTTCCTACGACCCGGCCAGGGTGATGGCGGACAATCCTGCCGTTGATTACATCGTTCAGGGCGAAGGCGAAGAAACGCTGGCCTCGCTGCTTGCTGAAATTGGTGCAGGCAGGCTGCCCGAGGGTATTGCCGGGCTGGCATACCGACGCGGCGGGGAAATTATCGCCGGGAGCCCTCAAGTAGTCGGCGACCTGGCATCAGTCCCCTTTCCCTATGAGGAAGCCGATATGGCCGGTCTGCAGGGCAGGATCATTTACTACGAATCCTCCCGCGGCTGTCCTTATTCCTGTCAGTACTGCCTTTCCAGCGCCACCGCCGGCGTCCGTTTTCTGCCTGTCGATAGAGCGCTGGACGAATTAGCCTTCTTTATCGCTCGCGGTGTGAAACAGGTGAAATTCGTCGACCGCACCTTCAACGCCCGCCGGGATCATTACCTGCCGATAATTGAGTTCCTCGCAGCCCAGGACACGGACACCAACTTCCACCTGGAAATCGCCGCCGACCTGCTCGACGATGATGTGCTGTCTGTGCTCAAGAATGCGCCGCTTGGCCGTTTCCAGCTTGAGATCGGCGTCCAGTCAACTAATGAAACCACACTGACGGAAATCAGGCGCAACAACAACTGGCCACGGATCGTGGCCAACGTCGGCGCGTTGCACGCCGCCGGCAACATCCATCTTCACCTCGATCTCATCGCCGGCCTGCCGCACGAAGATTACCGGCGGTTCGGCCAGTCGTTCAACGACGTTTACACCCTCAAGCCCCACATGCTGCAGCTCGGCTTCCTCAAGCTCCTCAAGGGCTCGGGCATACGGCGGACGGCCGGCGAACACGGCTATATCTTCATGGACGACGCCCCTTACGAGGTACTGGCCAACAACTATATCTCCTACGGCGAAATCCGCAAACTGAAGATATTTGAAGAGATGTTCAATCAACTGTACAACAGCGGCCGCTTTCCCACAACTCTCGATTGGCTGATAGCCTCCAGCGGAGGCGACGCCTTCGCCCTCTACGAAGCGATTGCCGACTACTGGGAAAAGCACGATTTACATATGATAGCCCCCGGAAGCAAGAGCCTGGCCCGCCACCTTGACGTCTTCTGCATGGATGCCCTCCCGGCCCAGGCCTCTATCTGCCGCCAGTTCCTTAAATTCGACACCCTCGGCAGTGACCGCGATGCTGGGCGGCCGGAGTTCCTGCCGTGGGACGGCGCGGAATGGGACGAGGCCAAGTCCGCGTTCTGGAGGGACGAGCCGACAGTACGCCGCTATCTGCCGGACTACGCCTTCACGAGTTGGCGGGAGGTAAGAAAACAACACCACATCGAGGTCTTCGAACTTGACATCCCCGCCTGGGTCACCGACGGACGGCTCATCCACCGTCCGACAGCCGTGCTTTTCTCGCGTGCCGGGGGCACACCTCCCTGGCAGACTGTTGAGCCGGGCGACTTCCCGAAGGGACGTGCGTTCTGATGCGCTACCGCGTTTATTCCGAGTACCTGCGGCAACGGTACGGGGAAAAAGTTTACAAGCTGCCGGTCAGTCTGCCGGTAACCTGCCCGAACAGAGACGGCACCTGCGGCGTTTCCGGGTGCGTTTTCTGCGGCGAGATCGGCGCCGGCTACGAAAACCTGCCGGCCGAAATGACCGTCGCCGAACAGCTTACCGCCAACATCGCCCATATTGCCCCCAAATACAAAGCGCAAAAATTCATCGCCTATTTTCAAAACTTCAGCAACACCTACATGCCACCCGATAAACTCGCCGACTATCTCGCCCAGGCGTGCCGGCCCGGCGTGGTCGGCGTGGCGGTGGCCACGCGGCCCGACTGCCTCGCCGATAGACACCTGGAGGTGATGGCCGACGTGCGCGCCGTCCATAACGTGGATGTTTTCCTCGAGCTCGGCCTCCAGACGGTTAACTTCCACTCACTGCTCAAGGTCAACCGCGGGCACACCCTGGCCGAATTTATCGACGCTGTGCTAAGGGCCAAAAAATTCGGGGCCGAAATCTGCGCCCACATAATCCTTAACCTGCCGTGGGACGACATGACCGACGTGATCGAAAACGCCAAGGTGCTGTCCGCCCTGGGCGTCGAGCAGGTTAAACTTCACGCCCTCTATATAGTGAAGGGAACGGTTATGGCCGACTGGTACGCCAGAGGCGAAGTAAGCCTTATCAGCAAAGAAGAGTATGTCGAACGCGTCGTGACTTTCCTCGAATATCTTCACCCCGATATCGTTGTTCAGCGACTGATCGGGCGGGCGCCCGCCAGCCATACCCTTTTCGCCAATTGGCAGTCGGGCTGGTGGACCATCCGCGACGACATCGAGCGACTGATGGGGGAGCGCGATACCAGGCAGGGCAGGCAGTGCCGCTACCTCGGCGGTGCGGCGGCCGGCAAATTTCTGTAGCCCGCGCATGGCCCATCAGTTATAATGTAGGTATATACAGTAATTACAGGCGCGGGAGGTCAACGTGGAAGTACGCAAAGTATTCAGGGCAGGCAACAGCTCAGTAGTTTCGTTGCCGTTCGAAATGCTCAAGGCGCTGGGGATCAAGGACGGCTCCCACGTGTCCGTGGAACTCAACCGCGAAAAACGCGAACTTATCCTCAAACCGGTTGTCGTGAAAAGCGGCAGCGTTTCGATCGACTTTGTCAGACTGGTGGACAAGCTCCTGATCGACTACGACTTTGCGCTGAGGAGGCTGAATAAATAATGCGCTACCTCAGCCTGGAAGAAGTTATCTATATCTATTCCGAGATCGTCCAGCGGACCGGCGCCCAGCCGGGCATTAACGACGACAGCCTCTTGGACAGCATCCTGGCCAAACCGCTGGTCGCCTTCGAGGGGGAAGAACTTTACCCCGACATCTTCACCAAAGTGGCTGTCCTCATGTACGCCATGGTCAACTCCAAGCCATTCGCCTCGGCCAACAAACCGACCGCAATGATGTGCTCCCTCTTTCTCCTGCGCGCCAACGGCTACAATATAATAGCCACCCAGGACAGCATCGTGGAGCTGGCCGAAGGT includes:
- the pepF gene encoding oligoendopeptidase F is translated as MLLSGAAAEAGPPASGNVPDRSEIPAEFKWRLTDIYADEAAWQADFEKLKTQLPKIGQLRGKLGNGGIDLAACLKLRDEIGIIGGKLYAYARMHRDENTADAKYQGLTGKVETLLAEAGAATAYIEPEILAIPEAKLADFRKQESGLKDYSFYFDNLLRQKKHVLSPAEEEILSRSAEATSAAENAFNMLAHADMRFPEVTGEDGKKVQLSEGRYRSFIMSPDRKVREEAFKGLFGTYNQYRNTFAATLGGNVKKNVFYTKTRKYKTTLESSLEGDNVPQAVYDNLIATVHANLGPLHRYVALKQKALGVDEMHMYDLYTPLVRDVKLTYEYDDALKVIKDSLAPLGPEYAGILDKSFTSGWMDVYENKGKQTGAYSWGVYGAHPFVLLNYHNRYDDVSTIAHELGHAIHSYYSHKSQPYATSHYTTFTAEVASTTNEILLIDHMLKTTTDKRVRLYLINQYLEAVRATVYRQTMFAEFEKLIYAKAEEGETLTADLLDEMWQELNEKYYGPGIVVDKELNVEWARIPHFYWHFYVYQYVTGYAAATALADQIQKEGQPAQERYINFLKSGGSDYSIDILKRAGVDMSTPKPIEVTLQKFSSLLDELEKILSES
- a CDS encoding N-acetylmuramoyl-L-alanine amidase, encoding MRIIIDGQRMPVQARASKDILSMLKSMSKMLGWGIFYDAAKEVVYINSKSSSPPAPVPDRQTAAEPIESTRLLGKTICIDPGHGGSDSGAVGPTGTMEKDNTLAISLLLRDRLEKNGATVVITRENDKDVSYPDSSADEELGARVDIANEAAADIFVSIHNDAFTSPSAAGTTTFHYGDADSVRLAGHVQKCLVDELGTRDRGSRFASFYVIRYTDMPAILVEVAFISNPEEEVLLASVDGRYKAAESIFQGIVKFFKV
- a CDS encoding B12-binding domain-containing radical SAM protein codes for the protein MQVILATLNAKYVHSALALYSLRRYCRQVCPEIAVREYTINNEMLAILGDIYRLHPDVLGLACYIWNIDACLTLAALVRKVLPGTVIILGGPEVSYDPARVMADNPAVDYIVQGEGEETLASLLAEIGAGRLPEGIAGLAYRRGGEIIAGSPQVVGDLASVPFPYEEADMAGLQGRIIYYESSRGCPYSCQYCLSSATAGVRFLPVDRALDELAFFIARGVKQVKFVDRTFNARRDHYLPIIEFLAAQDTDTNFHLEIAADLLDDDVLSVLKNAPLGRFQLEIGVQSTNETTLTEIRRNNNWPRIVANVGALHAAGNIHLHLDLIAGLPHEDYRRFGQSFNDVYTLKPHMLQLGFLKLLKGSGIRRTAGEHGYIFMDDAPYEVLANNYISYGEIRKLKIFEEMFNQLYNSGRFPTTLDWLIASSGGDAFALYEAIADYWEKHDLHMIAPGSKSLARHLDVFCMDALPAQASICRQFLKFDTLGSDRDAGRPEFLPWDGAEWDEAKSAFWRDEPTVRRYLPDYAFTSWREVRKQHHIEVFELDIPAWVTDGRLIHRPTAVLFSRAGGTPPWQTVEPGDFPKGRAF
- a CDS encoding TIGR01212 family radical SAM protein (This family includes YhcC from E. coli K-12, an uncharacterized radical SAM protein.), with the translated sequence MRYRVYSEYLRQRYGEKVYKLPVSLPVTCPNRDGTCGVSGCVFCGEIGAGYENLPAEMTVAEQLTANIAHIAPKYKAQKFIAYFQNFSNTYMPPDKLADYLAQACRPGVVGVAVATRPDCLADRHLEVMADVRAVHNVDVFLELGLQTVNFHSLLKVNRGHTLAEFIDAVLRAKKFGAEICAHIILNLPWDDMTDVIENAKVLSALGVEQVKLHALYIVKGTVMADWYARGEVSLISKEEYVERVVTFLEYLHPDIVVQRLIGRAPASHTLFANWQSGWWTIRDDIERLMGERDTRQGRQCRYLGGAAAGKFL
- a CDS encoding AbrB/MazE/SpoVT family DNA-binding domain-containing protein, whose amino-acid sequence is MEVRKVFRAGNSSVVSLPFEMLKALGIKDGSHVSVELNREKRELILKPVVVKSGSVSIDFVRLVDKLLIDYDFALRRLNK
- a CDS encoding type II toxin-antitoxin system death-on-curing family toxin, which translates into the protein MRYLSLEEVIYIYSEIVQRTGAQPGINDDSLLDSILAKPLVAFEGEELYPDIFTKVAVLMYAMVNSKPFASANKPTAMMCSLFLLRANGYNIIATQDSIVELAEGTETGKYKVDHLVNWFRKNAVPA